A genomic window from Punica granatum isolate Tunisia-2019 chromosome 2, ASM765513v2, whole genome shotgun sequence includes:
- the LOC116198056 gene encoding uncharacterized protein LOC116198056 isoform X1: MMKLTTEWEWRLLPRYNFTNLQYAMDATTPTVPITLIPKSPLAKSSTVESSGENAGSESGTMSHMEGCFKLSDFWDSYDQWSACGVGVPIRLPNGDCLMQYYWPSLSALQLFTRRKIRIPMMKARSATKSESNAFTGEKIKSSSDNHPSLETDEIIILGNTEEVGELCCQYNDIVNPYGRPPLTERVRSLIERYPELVTLKSSDLTSHSWVAVAWYPVYRVPISTVKELNASFMTFHKLSSASPCTKRMLPVVETENIKREKMQLAGKKAGGEAKSRLPHTAVIPPFAMSTYRMSGEVWFSPGTDDLQMAIYYQQTAWRWIKQHKFKHHDFNFFMSRGIRS, from the exons atgatgaaattAACGACAGAGTGGGAATGGAGGCTGCTGCCTCGGTACAACTTCACAAATCTGCAGTATGCAATGGACGCCACCACTCCTACCGTCCCCATCACTCTAATTCCCAAGTCCCCCTTG GCAAAAAGTAGCACCGTTGAGAGTTCAGGTGAGAACGCAGGATCTGAAAGCGGGACGATGAGCCACATGGAAGGTTGCTTTAAGCTGTCAGACTTCTGGGACTCGTATGACCAGTGGAGCGCGTGCGGGGTCGGGGTGCCCATAAGGCTCCCGAATGGCGACTGTCTTATGCAGTACTACTGGCCTTCCCTCTCTGCCTTGCAGCTCTTCACTCGCCGAAAGATTAG GATTCCCATGATGAAGGCAAGATCAGCGACCAAATCTGAGAGCAATGCTTTCACCGGCGAGAAAATTAAAAGCTCATCGGATAATCACCCGAGCTTGGAAACAG atgaaataataatattgggAAACACAGAAGAGGTTGGCGAACTGTGCTGTCAGTACAACGACATAGTCAATCCCTACGGGCGTCCTCCTCTTACTGAAAGG GTAAGATCGTTAATCGAGAGGTACCCTGAATTAGTAACTTTGAAGAGCAGCGATCTGACTTCTCACAGTTGGGTGGCAGTTGCATG GTACCCAGTCTACCGGGTCCCAATCAGCACAGTGAAGGAGTTGAATGCATCGTTCATGACATTTCACAAGCTCAGCTCAGCTTCTCCAT GCACCAAGAGAATGTTGCCGGTCGTGGAGACCGAAAACATCAAGCGCGAGAAGATGCAACTAGCTGGGAAGAAAGCCGGAGGTGAAGCCAAGAGTAGACTCCCCCACACAGCAGTGATTCCTCCATTTGCCATGAGCACTTACAGGATGTCCGGGGAGGTCTGGTTCAGTCCCGGGACAGACGACCTTCAGATGGCCATCTACTATCAGCAGACTGCTTGGCGCTGGATTAAGCAGCACAAATTCAAGCACCATGACTTCAACTTCTTCATGTCTCGAGGTATCCGGTCGTGA
- the LOC116198056 gene encoding uncharacterized protein LOC116198056 isoform X3 gives MSHMEGCFKLSDFWDSYDQWSACGVGVPIRLPNGDCLMQYYWPSLSALQLFTRRKIRIPMMKARSATKSESNAFTGEKIKSSSDNHPSLETDEIIILGNTEEVGELCCQYNDIVNPYGRPPLTERVRSLIERYPELVTLKSSDLTSHSWVAVAWYPVYRVPISTVKELNASFMTFHKLSSASPCTKRMLPVVETENIKREKMQLAGKKAGGEAKSRLPHTAVIPPFAMSTYRMSGEVWFSPGTDDLQMAIYYQQTAWRWIKQHKFKHHDFNFFMSRGIRS, from the exons ATGAGCCACATGGAAGGTTGCTTTAAGCTGTCAGACTTCTGGGACTCGTATGACCAGTGGAGCGCGTGCGGGGTCGGGGTGCCCATAAGGCTCCCGAATGGCGACTGTCTTATGCAGTACTACTGGCCTTCCCTCTCTGCCTTGCAGCTCTTCACTCGCCGAAAGATTAG GATTCCCATGATGAAGGCAAGATCAGCGACCAAATCTGAGAGCAATGCTTTCACCGGCGAGAAAATTAAAAGCTCATCGGATAATCACCCGAGCTTGGAAACAG atgaaataataatattgggAAACACAGAAGAGGTTGGCGAACTGTGCTGTCAGTACAACGACATAGTCAATCCCTACGGGCGTCCTCCTCTTACTGAAAGG GTAAGATCGTTAATCGAGAGGTACCCTGAATTAGTAACTTTGAAGAGCAGCGATCTGACTTCTCACAGTTGGGTGGCAGTTGCATG GTACCCAGTCTACCGGGTCCCAATCAGCACAGTGAAGGAGTTGAATGCATCGTTCATGACATTTCACAAGCTCAGCTCAGCTTCTCCAT GCACCAAGAGAATGTTGCCGGTCGTGGAGACCGAAAACATCAAGCGCGAGAAGATGCAACTAGCTGGGAAGAAAGCCGGAGGTGAAGCCAAGAGTAGACTCCCCCACACAGCAGTGATTCCTCCATTTGCCATGAGCACTTACAGGATGTCCGGGGAGGTCTGGTTCAGTCCCGGGACAGACGACCTTCAGATGGCCATCTACTATCAGCAGACTGCTTGGCGCTGGATTAAGCAGCACAAATTCAAGCACCATGACTTCAACTTCTTCATGTCTCGAGGTATCCGGTCGTGA
- the LOC116198058 gene encoding uncharacterized protein LOC116198058: MYVAAGYLCCSNSYCPSSVTVIDTSLKLPRLVRCAPVSVSCSQEDGRSVGDGGAVKTRGSGTTARGRRLLKVREEKRKREYDRLHNYPAWAKVLEDACKDDAELRAVLGDSIGNPELMRKRVEERVRKKGQDFRKSKTGSVLAFKVSFRNFSPTGSYVWFEFYGSPSDREVDLVGSVIQSWYVMGRLGAFNSSNLQLVNMSVEYDPLYDADKGMKVMPSSFHDIGDVEFQDNWGRFWVDLGTSDYLAIDVLLNCMTVLSSEYLGIQQIVFGGRRIGDWEEGMTDPEDGYKSFKI, from the exons ATGTATGTCGCTGCTGGGTACTTGTGCTGCTCAAATTCTTACTGCCCAAGTAGCGTTACCGTCATTGACACGAGCTTGAAGCTCCCGAGGCTCGTTCGCTGTGCTCCGGTGTCAGTTTCTTGCTCGCAGGAGGATGGCAGGTCGGTGGGCGACGGAGGGGCAGTCAAGACCAGAGGGTCGGGGACGACCGCGAGAGGGCGGAGGCTGCTCAAAGTCCGGGAGGAGAAGCGGAAGCGCGAGTATGATCGGCTCCACAACTACCCCGCCTGGGCCAA GGTCCTTGAAGACGCTTGCAAGGATGATGCCGAGCTTCGAGCTGTTCTGGGTGATAGCATCGGGAACCCCGAGCTTATGAGGAAAAGA GTTGAGGAAAGAGTTCGAAAGAAGGGTCAGGATTTCCGCAAATCAAAAACTGGTTCTGTCCTCGCCTTCAAAGTTAGCTTTAGAAA CTTCAGTCCTACCGGTTCATACGTATGGTTTGAATTCTATGGATCACCCTCTGATCGGGAAGTTGATCTTGTTGGAAGT GTGATTCAATCATGGTATGTTATGGGACGCCTTGGTGCTTTTAATTCCTCTAATCTGCAG CTGGTGAACATGTCGGTGGAATATGATCCCCTTTATGATGCTGACAAGGGAATGAAAGTAATGCCATCATCATTTCATGATATTGGTGATGTTGAGTTCCAAGACAACTGGGGTCGTTTTTG GGTGGATTTGGGGACATCGGACTACTTGGCCATCGACGTGCTCCTCAACTGCATGACAGTACTAAGCTCAGA ATACTTGGGCATTCAGCAGATTGTCTTTGGTGGTCGACGAATCGGTGATTGGGAAGAAGGGATGACTGACCCCGAAGACGGATACAAGTCCTTCAAGATTTGA
- the LOC116196210 gene encoding katanin p80 WD40 repeat-containing subunit B1 homolog isoform X1, producing the protein MTTKRAYKLQEFVAHSASVNCLKIGRKSSRVLVTGGEDHKVNLWAIGKPNAILSLSGHSSGIDSVSFDSSEVLVAAGAASGTIKLWDLEEAKIVRTLTGHRSNCISVDFHPFGEFFASGSLDTNLKIWDIRKKGCIHTYKGHTRGVNAIRFTPDGRWVVSGGEDNSVKLWDLTAGKLLHDFKCHEGQIQCIDFHPHEFLLATGSSDRTVKFWDLETFELIGSAGPETSGVRCLTFNPDGRTLLCGLHENLKVFSWEPVKCHDAVDVGWSKLSDLNVHEGKLLGCSFNQSCVGVWVVDISRIEPYAVGSKRLNAQSESKSASSGSLSVLNENTVKPSSGRLSVSENTTKPTLGRLSVSQNSDLLVKETKSVARLSVSQNTDPVKESKSLGSTGSVPGTPQRVSIHASQRAAQANSGTVPSVAAAPKRTSTKSQSLINFPTYNRADVVPVIVPRTDSKPEIASDSRKETSLASRTMPFSLQSKSMELRKLSNGSDDSEQPTVSGQSETAGSNCNGPGSFSTRKTLAPMKGQQDQGLPERSANDNWPPVIIKTNASTMIEPPVGLRNESFESRGPKVTREPIATEGQRGGRMRSLAINWEKRDRLDPDGPTSNISARAGSAVNMLPFSTRGRLPSVEKETPASDEDAVADVMEQHDQFVSSMYARLAKLQVIRGSWDRRDIKGAIGIMEKMSDRHVLADVVTILTEKIDMVTLDVFTCLLPLLAGLLESDMDRHLCISLEILLKLVRVFGSMIYSAVSAQTPVGVDIEAEQRLERYSLCHTELEKVKRCLPSLTRRGGSVAKSAHELSLAFQAVS; encoded by the exons ATGACTACCAAACGGGCGTACAAGCTAC AGGAGTTTGTAGCACATTCTGCATCTGTGAATTGCCTCAAGATTGGGAGGAAGTCGTCCCGGGTTCTTGTTACGGGAGGGGAAGATCACAAAGTTAATCTTTGGGCCATCGGGAAACCCAATGCAATATTG AGCTTGTCTGGGCACAGTAGTGGTATTGATTCAGTCAGCTTCGATTCCTCAGAAGTATTGGTAGCTGCAGGTGCTGCAAGTGGTACCATCAAGCTTTGGGATTTAGAGGAGGCAAAAA TTGTTCGTACTTTAACTGGTCACAGATCTAATTGTATATCTGTGGACTTTCATCCCTTTGGGGAATTCTTTGCATCGGGATCTCTGGACACGAATCTGAAAATATGGGACATCAGGAAAAAGGGCTGCATCCATACATATAAGGGTCACACTCGAGGGGTCAATGCAATCAGGTTCACCCCAGATGGCCGTTGGGTTGTATCTGGAGGAGAGGACAACAGCGTCAAG CTATGGGATCTAACTGCGGGAAAGCTATTGCATGATTTCAAGTGTCACGAGGGTCAGATTCAGTGCATAGATTTTCATCCCCATGAGTTTTTGTTGGCAACAG GTTCATCTGATCGGACTGTAAAATTTTGGGACCTTGAGACTTTTGAGCTGATTGGTTCTGCTGGACCCGAG ACCAGTGGAGTTCGTTGTTTGACTTTTAATCCTGATGGAAGGACCCTTCTTTGTGGATTACATGAAAATCTTAAG GTTTTCTCTTGGGAACCTGTAAAGTGCCATGATGCTGTGGATGTGGGATGGTCCAAGCTTTCCGATCTTAACGTACACGAGGGAAAGCTCCTTGGATGCTCGTTCAATCAAAGTTGTGTTGGCGTCTGGGTTGTGGACATCTCG CGAATAGAGCCTTATGCTGTTGGCAGTAAGCGTCTCAATGCTCAATCAGAATCTAAAAGTGCTTCGTCAGGAAGCCTGTCAGTATTAAATGAGAACACCGTGAAGCCGAGCTCAGGGAGGCTCTCAGTTTCTGAGAACACTACAAAACCTACTTTGGGGAGGCTCTCAGTTTCTCAAAATTCAGATTTGTTGGTTAAGGAAACAAAGTCTGTTGCAAGATTGTCAGTCTCACAGAATACAGATCCTGTTAAGGAGTCAAAAAGTTTGGGAT CAACTGGAAGTGTACCAGGAACTCCTCAAAGGGTCAGCATACATGCCAGTCAGAGGGctgctcaagcaaattcgggCACTGTTCCCAGTGTAGCAGCAGCCCCTAAAAGAACCTCCACAAAGTCCCAGTCATTGATTAATTTTCCAACCTATAACAGAGCAGATGTTGTGCCTGTTATTGTCCCAAGAACCGATTCGAAGCCAGAGATAGCTTCTGATTCGAGAAAAGAAACTAGTCTTGCTTCGAGGACAATGCCCTTTTCTCTTCAGTCAAAGTCTATGGAGTTGCGGAAGCTCTCCAATGGAAGTGATGACTCTGAGCAGCCCACCGTCTCTGGGCAGTCCGAAACCGCGGGTTCTAACTGCAATGGACCAGGCAGCTTTTCAACTAGGAAGACCCTTGCTCCCATGAAAGGCCAACAAGATCAAGGATTGCCTGAAAGGAGTGCTAATGATAATTGGCCTCCTGTGATAATTAAGACCAACGCTAGTACCATGATTGAACCTCCTGTTGGTTTGCGGAATGAGAGTT TTGAGTCTCGGGGCCCAAAAGTAACTAGAGAGCCGATCGCCACAGAGGGTCAAAGGGGAG GGAGGATGCGTTCTCTCGCCATTAATTGGGAGAAACGAGATAGACTTGATCCCGATGGTCCTACTTCAAATATTTCTGCTCGGGCTGGGTCAGCTGTTAATATGCTTCCTTTTAGCACG AGGGGCCGATTGCCATCAGTCGAAAAAGAAACACCTGCCAGTGACGAGGATGCTGTTGCAGATGTGATGGAACAGCACGATCAGTTTGTGAGCTCTATGTATGCTCGTTTAGCCAAGTTACAG GTAATCCGTGGATCTTGGGATAGAAGAGACATAAAAGGAGCCATTGGTATCATGGAAAAAATGTCTGATCGTCAC GTCCTTGCGGATGTAGTCACCATTCTGACGGAGAAAATTGACATGGTAACTTTGGATGTTTTCACATGTCTTCTACCACTCCTCGCTGGACTTCTTGAGAGTGACATGGATCg GCATCTGTGCATCTCTTTGGAGATTCTTCTCAAGTTGGTCAGAGTATTCGGCTCCATGATTTATTCAGCAGTATCAGCACAGACCCCTGTCGGTGTCGATATCGAAGCCGAACAAAG GTTGGAACGGTACAGTCTCTGCCACACAGAGCTTGAAAAGGTCAAACGCTGCTTGCCTTCTCTCACCAG AAGAGGTGGATCAGTGGCGAAATCTGCACACGAACTGAGTCTAGCTTTTCAAGCAGTTTCATGA
- the LOC116196210 gene encoding katanin p80 WD40 repeat-containing subunit B1 homolog isoform X2: protein MTTKRAYKLQEFVAHSASVNCLKIGRKSSRVLVTGGEDHKVNLWAIGKPNAILSLSGHSSGIDSVSFDSSEVLVAAGAASGTIKLWDLEEAKIVRTLTGHRSNCISVDFHPFGEFFASGSLDTNLKIWDIRKKGCIHTYKGHTRGVNAIRFTPDGRWVVSGGEDNSVKLWDLTAGKLLHDFKCHEGQIQCIDFHPHEFLLATGSSDRTVKFWDLETFELIGSAGPETSGVRCLTFNPDGRTLLCGLHENLKVFSWEPVKCHDAVDVGWSKLSDLNVHEGKLLGCSFNQSCVGVWVVDISRIEPYAVGSKRLNAQSESKSASSGSLSVLNENTVKPSSGRLSVSENTTKPTLGRLSVSQNSDLLVKETKSVARLSVSQNTDPVKESKSLGSTGSVPGTPQRVSIHASQRAAQANSGTVPSVAAAPKRTSTKSQSLINFPTYNRADVVPVIVPRTDSKPEIASDSRKETSLASRTMPFSLQSKSMELRKLSNGSDDSEQPTVSGQSETAGSNCNGPGSFSTRKTLAPMKGQQDQGLPERSANDNWPPVIIKTNASTMIEPPVGLRNESFESRGPKVTREPIATEGQRGGRMRSLAINWEKRDRLDPDGPTSNISARAGSAVNMLPFSTRGRLPSVEKETPASDEDAVADVMEQHDQFVSSMYARLAKLQVIRGSWDRRDIKGAIGIMEKMSDRHVLADVVTILTEKIDMVTLDVFTCLLPLLAGLLESDMDRHLCISLEILLKLVRVFGSMIYSAVSAQTPVGVDIEAEQRLERYSLCHTELEKVKRCLPSLTRGGSVAKSAHELSLAFQAVS, encoded by the exons ATGACTACCAAACGGGCGTACAAGCTAC AGGAGTTTGTAGCACATTCTGCATCTGTGAATTGCCTCAAGATTGGGAGGAAGTCGTCCCGGGTTCTTGTTACGGGAGGGGAAGATCACAAAGTTAATCTTTGGGCCATCGGGAAACCCAATGCAATATTG AGCTTGTCTGGGCACAGTAGTGGTATTGATTCAGTCAGCTTCGATTCCTCAGAAGTATTGGTAGCTGCAGGTGCTGCAAGTGGTACCATCAAGCTTTGGGATTTAGAGGAGGCAAAAA TTGTTCGTACTTTAACTGGTCACAGATCTAATTGTATATCTGTGGACTTTCATCCCTTTGGGGAATTCTTTGCATCGGGATCTCTGGACACGAATCTGAAAATATGGGACATCAGGAAAAAGGGCTGCATCCATACATATAAGGGTCACACTCGAGGGGTCAATGCAATCAGGTTCACCCCAGATGGCCGTTGGGTTGTATCTGGAGGAGAGGACAACAGCGTCAAG CTATGGGATCTAACTGCGGGAAAGCTATTGCATGATTTCAAGTGTCACGAGGGTCAGATTCAGTGCATAGATTTTCATCCCCATGAGTTTTTGTTGGCAACAG GTTCATCTGATCGGACTGTAAAATTTTGGGACCTTGAGACTTTTGAGCTGATTGGTTCTGCTGGACCCGAG ACCAGTGGAGTTCGTTGTTTGACTTTTAATCCTGATGGAAGGACCCTTCTTTGTGGATTACATGAAAATCTTAAG GTTTTCTCTTGGGAACCTGTAAAGTGCCATGATGCTGTGGATGTGGGATGGTCCAAGCTTTCCGATCTTAACGTACACGAGGGAAAGCTCCTTGGATGCTCGTTCAATCAAAGTTGTGTTGGCGTCTGGGTTGTGGACATCTCG CGAATAGAGCCTTATGCTGTTGGCAGTAAGCGTCTCAATGCTCAATCAGAATCTAAAAGTGCTTCGTCAGGAAGCCTGTCAGTATTAAATGAGAACACCGTGAAGCCGAGCTCAGGGAGGCTCTCAGTTTCTGAGAACACTACAAAACCTACTTTGGGGAGGCTCTCAGTTTCTCAAAATTCAGATTTGTTGGTTAAGGAAACAAAGTCTGTTGCAAGATTGTCAGTCTCACAGAATACAGATCCTGTTAAGGAGTCAAAAAGTTTGGGAT CAACTGGAAGTGTACCAGGAACTCCTCAAAGGGTCAGCATACATGCCAGTCAGAGGGctgctcaagcaaattcgggCACTGTTCCCAGTGTAGCAGCAGCCCCTAAAAGAACCTCCACAAAGTCCCAGTCATTGATTAATTTTCCAACCTATAACAGAGCAGATGTTGTGCCTGTTATTGTCCCAAGAACCGATTCGAAGCCAGAGATAGCTTCTGATTCGAGAAAAGAAACTAGTCTTGCTTCGAGGACAATGCCCTTTTCTCTTCAGTCAAAGTCTATGGAGTTGCGGAAGCTCTCCAATGGAAGTGATGACTCTGAGCAGCCCACCGTCTCTGGGCAGTCCGAAACCGCGGGTTCTAACTGCAATGGACCAGGCAGCTTTTCAACTAGGAAGACCCTTGCTCCCATGAAAGGCCAACAAGATCAAGGATTGCCTGAAAGGAGTGCTAATGATAATTGGCCTCCTGTGATAATTAAGACCAACGCTAGTACCATGATTGAACCTCCTGTTGGTTTGCGGAATGAGAGTT TTGAGTCTCGGGGCCCAAAAGTAACTAGAGAGCCGATCGCCACAGAGGGTCAAAGGGGAG GGAGGATGCGTTCTCTCGCCATTAATTGGGAGAAACGAGATAGACTTGATCCCGATGGTCCTACTTCAAATATTTCTGCTCGGGCTGGGTCAGCTGTTAATATGCTTCCTTTTAGCACG AGGGGCCGATTGCCATCAGTCGAAAAAGAAACACCTGCCAGTGACGAGGATGCTGTTGCAGATGTGATGGAACAGCACGATCAGTTTGTGAGCTCTATGTATGCTCGTTTAGCCAAGTTACAG GTAATCCGTGGATCTTGGGATAGAAGAGACATAAAAGGAGCCATTGGTATCATGGAAAAAATGTCTGATCGTCAC GTCCTTGCGGATGTAGTCACCATTCTGACGGAGAAAATTGACATGGTAACTTTGGATGTTTTCACATGTCTTCTACCACTCCTCGCTGGACTTCTTGAGAGTGACATGGATCg GCATCTGTGCATCTCTTTGGAGATTCTTCTCAAGTTGGTCAGAGTATTCGGCTCCATGATTTATTCAGCAGTATCAGCACAGACCCCTGTCGGTGTCGATATCGAAGCCGAACAAAG GTTGGAACGGTACAGTCTCTGCCACACAGAGCTTGAAAAGGTCAAACGCTGCTTGCCTTCTCTCACCAG AGGTGGATCAGTGGCGAAATCTGCACACGAACTGAGTCTAGCTTTTCAAGCAGTTTCATGA
- the LOC116198056 gene encoding uncharacterized protein LOC116198056 isoform X2, whose translation MPPIKAKSSTVESSGENAGSESGTMSHMEGCFKLSDFWDSYDQWSACGVGVPIRLPNGDCLMQYYWPSLSALQLFTRRKIRIPMMKARSATKSESNAFTGEKIKSSSDNHPSLETDEIIILGNTEEVGELCCQYNDIVNPYGRPPLTERVRSLIERYPELVTLKSSDLTSHSWVAVAWYPVYRVPISTVKELNASFMTFHKLSSASPCTKRMLPVVETENIKREKMQLAGKKAGGEAKSRLPHTAVIPPFAMSTYRMSGEVWFSPGTDDLQMAIYYQQTAWRWIKQHKFKHHDFNFFMSRGIRS comes from the exons ATGCCTCCGATTAAG GCAAAAAGTAGCACCGTTGAGAGTTCAGGTGAGAACGCAGGATCTGAAAGCGGGACGATGAGCCACATGGAAGGTTGCTTTAAGCTGTCAGACTTCTGGGACTCGTATGACCAGTGGAGCGCGTGCGGGGTCGGGGTGCCCATAAGGCTCCCGAATGGCGACTGTCTTATGCAGTACTACTGGCCTTCCCTCTCTGCCTTGCAGCTCTTCACTCGCCGAAAGATTAG GATTCCCATGATGAAGGCAAGATCAGCGACCAAATCTGAGAGCAATGCTTTCACCGGCGAGAAAATTAAAAGCTCATCGGATAATCACCCGAGCTTGGAAACAG atgaaataataatattgggAAACACAGAAGAGGTTGGCGAACTGTGCTGTCAGTACAACGACATAGTCAATCCCTACGGGCGTCCTCCTCTTACTGAAAGG GTAAGATCGTTAATCGAGAGGTACCCTGAATTAGTAACTTTGAAGAGCAGCGATCTGACTTCTCACAGTTGGGTGGCAGTTGCATG GTACCCAGTCTACCGGGTCCCAATCAGCACAGTGAAGGAGTTGAATGCATCGTTCATGACATTTCACAAGCTCAGCTCAGCTTCTCCAT GCACCAAGAGAATGTTGCCGGTCGTGGAGACCGAAAACATCAAGCGCGAGAAGATGCAACTAGCTGGGAAGAAAGCCGGAGGTGAAGCCAAGAGTAGACTCCCCCACACAGCAGTGATTCCTCCATTTGCCATGAGCACTTACAGGATGTCCGGGGAGGTCTGGTTCAGTCCCGGGACAGACGACCTTCAGATGGCCATCTACTATCAGCAGACTGCTTGGCGCTGGATTAAGCAGCACAAATTCAAGCACCATGACTTCAACTTCTTCATGTCTCGAGGTATCCGGTCGTGA